CTTCGTGATGCGACTTCATTACCTAAAACTACCTTTTGACTCAAATGTCAGGAGACTAGAACAAGAATACCAAGTGACAGAAAATTACATTATAGAGTAAATATATTTGTACGTGTTGCACAGAATAAATGCAGAATAAATTCTAGCCTAAATAGGTTTTTTTGGCGCTCTCAAAGACGCACGCCAGTTACCAAAAGGTGTGTTGTAACTTTTCGAAGAAGTTATATACAAATTATACTACTTTTCTAAATACCTTGAGGGTATTAAGTGTTACCGGTGATTTCCCATTCATATGACaatcatgtcacattttagGCTCGGAAATAACATTATTATCTTAAACgtttcactttcttcttcttgtgtaaGTTTAAAGGTTCTGCcaagttaaataaatacattatagCATCGTCATCATGCGCACTGAGCAAACGCTGTGATAAATAAAAGACTATTCATTTCGCCCATATTGCACACTCTTTTGATCCTCCGCATGTTTTATGAACTCCCCTCTCTCCCACTCAGTTGTTGGGAGTCCCTCAGGTAAATTGGCCTGCAAACACATAAATTCAACACAGCCCTTGTAGCGGATAGATGAGACTCTGCTGCCCATTGTAACTCCCACACAACACCGTGGATTCCAGCAAACTTCTTGTACGCCTCTTTAGAGAAAAGGCCTCTCTTTTCATTTGTCCGTGTATACCCCTGACCAAGctaagtcttttctttttcctctctccgtCTTTAATCCGTCCCTCTatttcaggaagaaaaaaacacaaaaccagtTCACGCAGTGCTTTAGTAGCTAAAAGTAAAAGAGCTTGTGTTCTCCCCACCACCCCCCCACGCAGCGCTGAGCCCTGAATCGCTCTGGAAAATTGCTTCTTTTGAATAGGGGGAAGGAGGAACAACGTTTAATAGGATCCAAAGGGAGTCTGTGCTCTTAAACAGGTGGAAATTGGACGTCCTCGAATTTATACAAATAGTAAGTTTATAAGCCGGCGAGGAAAAAGACGGATCCCATCTCCGAGGATTAGCAGCTCTCtccgagaaaaaaaaagattactgtGTTGTTAACCAAATGAAAGCAGGAGACTCACTCAGCTCCTCCAAAGCGCGATTAATGATGAAAACACAATTGTGCAGCAGTTTTACTGATGGAATGGTTTCATATTTACGTGCCATCCCCTCTATAGATTTGTCTCCCTGTCACCCAGTTAGGTGCTTGGGTGCCCGATTATGTCAAGAGACAGTGATCTGCACTGATGAGGGGCGGGCGCTGCCAAGGTCTGACAGAGAGCAGTCGGCTGGTTTCTCCACTCCCATCTGAACAATAAGAAGGTAAAGTACAACACAGACGTAACTTTGGCTTAACTCGGTGTCCAGGAGCTCCGGCTACAACATTTCTTGCCCtctgtttcctcctcctcctcttcttcttctccttaaCGAGCCCTGTAATGTCTGTTAATTTTGTGTGTGCTAGTTAATGAGCATTAATCCATCACCCCTGGATGCTATTGTTGCGAGGCGGGGGCCATTTGAATGCAAATGCGTGACACTGTGACAGCAAGGTGCTTATTAAACTGATGTGTCCGCCTGTCTTTTCTGCTGGGAGCTCAGGGGAGTGAAAAGACGCGGGGCAGCTGGACTATACACGGAGTTGCTCACACCAAGTTCTGTTCGGCTGCAAAGCGAAACTACTACAGCGGCAACAAAATGGCAAGTTCAGCCTCTTTAGACACGGTGGTGTCCTGCGGGAGGACTGCGCCGTCCGCGGCTCCCAAAACGCTGGCTTTCTCCATCGACTGGATCATGTCCAAGAGCTCGGAGCCGAAAGGGAACGCGGAGGAACGttcagaggggaaaaaactgcTAGGGCTCTGCTCCCCAATCCCCTGCATGATCCCGCTACAGCCCTTCAGCTACGACCTCCAAGCCAAGGCGCTGATGAGCTATTCGGAGCTGTGGAGAGCCAGTTTTAGGGGAACTTTGTGCGGCTCGCCAGCTGCTCCGTGCAAAGGAAACTGCGGGTTGTGCGGCAAAGGGGATCCGAGCCtgaagcagcagctgctgaCGTCAGGGAGCAGGGTGGTAAAACCTCAGGTCCTGAACCAGGCCGTGCCCAGCAGTGGCTCGCTCTACTATTTCAATTACCTGGACTCTGCGTACCAGCAGTCGGAGCTGCTGGCCGGCCACTGGCTCTCCAGCCCGCAGGCCCAGGCCTCTCTGTCGGCGCACCACAGACTTTTGCTGCTGGAGAATGCCAAACTGACCGGTGTGGGCACCGACAAGCTGCCCACACCTCAATACCCACACAAGGAACATCTGCCAGGGCAGCTGGACCAGATAGTGAAAGAGAGCCACGGCCTGACAGCTGAGAAAAGCGGCATAAAGACACACAGCAAACTCAGCGGCAGTGGCAGTGCGGACGGAAAACCCAAAAATTTCACCTGCGAAGTGTGTGGAAAGGTAcggttttaatgcatttttgtaCATTGTTATTATAttctatattttatattctatattttatataaaacatgAACAAATGCGCCAGCATCTACACACCTATATAAACTCAATAATGAACTTTTGAGGCCgatgttagttttttttcttcctttttctgacgcttgttttaaaaatgcaggtcttttgtctttttagaATAAtgtttactcatattttgtatgcCTTTGTGTCGTCTGCAGGTTTTTAATGCGCATTACAATCTTACCAGACACATGCCGGTGCACACGGGGGCCCGGCCCTTCGTATGTAAGGTGTGCGGTAAAGGATTCCGGCAGGCCAGCACGCTGTGCAGACACAAGATCATCCACACGCAGGTGAGACACTGTTTCACTGTGACCTTTCCAGCTTTTTGACTTGACTTTGTTTGAattattttctctcattttgacCTGTAAGGAAAAGCCTCACAAATGCAACCAGTGTGGAAAAGCGTTCAACAGAAGTTCGACGCTCAACACTCACGTCCGGATCCACGCAGGGTATAAACCATTTGTGTGCGAGTTCTGCGGGAAAGGCTTCCACCAGAAAGGTAAATACTGGGCGCTGGAGTCCTCTTTAATCAGCTGTATTATATTACTGACTGGAAATTGTATCCTGATGTGATGTTTCCTATTTTCAACACTGCGGTGATTCAGAGTGTTCATGTGCAAACGAACAAAAAGCTTTCTCTTCAGCTCGTGTTATTATTCCACGAATTTATTTCATGAAATCTGCTGCCGTGCAGCCTAGTCATTATTTTTGCTGGGTTGAGCAGTCAGCTTTTAGAAATCCACAACTCGGTGGAGAACTTCCTCACTAAGAGGAGACGTGATTGAAATAATTGCTACACTGGCTGATGGACTCTGTGCTTTAATTGTGCTGGATGCTGTTTAACATCTCGCGCACATTGTTTAGAATCgaataaaataatcatttattGTCATATACAACGAAATTGTGGGTTCTCAACTTGACTACTGACGAAAAATATGAATACGAAAAAatgccattttattttattttattgtttttgttaagcTGGACTTGAGATTTGGAGCATAAATGCACTAATAATTTTATAGCATTATGCACGAAGATTCCGATTATTCTGCCCGCTCAATATTGCGGAAGTTCGCAGCCGAGCAGAGCTCTTTATGCAGACTCGCTGGAGTTAGTGTGGCGACATCGGCGCTCATCCTCAACATTTGGTATCTGCGCTGCCGAAATAAATAACGTCTGCggtaaaagcagaaaaagcttATATTTGAAGTAGTCAAAGGGGAAATAACTGTGGGCTCACCGATGAGCACGAATCGGTGGGTGGAAATGAGACTTGTCACTTTACACGGACTAATTCTACCTTCGAGACTGTCGCATTTTCCCCGGGTCATTAGTCAGACCCCGGCAAAGTTGGAAACCGGCCTCCTTTAGTTGCGGCTGCGCTTGATTTTGACAAAGTTTGACAACTTTTTGACTTCGGCACACAAAAAGCCGATTAATGAAGGCTGTGG
This DNA window, taken from Astatotilapia calliptera chromosome 5, fAstCal1.2, whole genome shotgun sequence, encodes the following:
- the fezf2 gene encoding fez family zinc finger protein 2, coding for MASSASLDTVVSCGRTAPSAAPKTLAFSIDWIMSKSSEPKGNAEERSEGKKLLGLCSPIPCMIPLQPFSYDLQAKALMSYSELWRASFRGTLCGSPAAPCKGNCGLCGKGDPSLKQQLLTSGSRVVKPQVLNQAVPSSGSLYYFNYLDSAYQQSELLAGHWLSSPQAQASLSAHHRLLLLENAKLTGVGTDKLPTPQYPHKEHLPGQLDQIVKESHGLTAEKSGIKTHSKLSGSGSADGKPKNFTCEVCGKVFNAHYNLTRHMPVHTGARPFVCKVCGKGFRQASTLCRHKIIHTQEKPHKCNQCGKAFNRSSTLNTHVRIHAGYKPFVCEFCGKGFHQKGNYKNHKLTHSGEKQYKCSICNKAFHQIYNLTFHMHTHNDKKPFTCATCGKGFCRNFDLKKHIRKLHDNGFSAASEASRELQS